From the Lysobacter sp. FW306-1B-D06B genome, one window contains:
- a CDS encoding spore coat U domain-containing protein translates to MHPVLLLKPLCIVTIAVVAFSPTTSTAATKTATFQVLATMVSDCTIISAPNIDFGTVGVTTANIDTTSVLTVACTPSTTYTVALDAGTGAGSTITDRRMASGGGGSLKYQLFRDTGRTQNWGNTTGTDTVGGTGNGSNNLYTIYARIPPQTAPAVGSYASTVTVTITY, encoded by the coding sequence ATGCATCCCGTGCTCCTCCTCAAACCGCTGTGCATCGTCACGATCGCCGTCGTTGCGTTCAGCCCGACGACGTCGACTGCCGCTACCAAGACAGCCACGTTCCAGGTATTGGCGACCATGGTCAGCGACTGCACCATCATCAGCGCGCCGAACATCGACTTCGGCACCGTCGGCGTGACAACGGCCAACATCGACACCACCAGCGTGCTGACCGTCGCGTGCACGCCCAGCACGACTTACACCGTTGCACTGGACGCAGGAACCGGCGCAGGTTCGACCATCACCGATCGACGCATGGCCAGCGGCGGCGGTGGCTCGCTGAAATACCAGTTGTTCCGCGATACCGGTCGCACGCAGAACTGGGGAAACACCACCGGCACCGACACCGTCGGCGGTACCGGCAACGGCAGCAACAACCTGTACACCATCTACGCCCGCATCCCGCCGCAGACGGCGCCTGCCGTGGGCAGTTACGCCAGCACGGTGACCGTCACGATCACCTACTGA
- a CDS encoding pseudouridine synthase: MTEEKSRKLTLKRAADPDATEAPRLEERLHKVLAQAGLGSRRALEQRIADGLVKVNGETAQVGMSVKSGDRIEIDGRQFVASALTEASRVLMYNKPEGEVTTREDPEGRPTVFEALPALKGARWIAIGRLDINTTGLLLLSTDGELANALMHPSFEVEREYVCRVRAPEGQDVVPDNIVDRLARGVALEDGPAKFDEIERIGGTDSHDWFRVVVKEGRNREVRRLWESQGCQVSRLKRIRYGEVALPRELLRGQSRELASEAVESLRNKLGLEDGTPSALTLQPVIGQRKAAKSTIDLTGKARSHGYVGGHNTADEGRELRRFDHVREDRGRGRGGPRKHGGLTVSGEAAAKAGNKPFKQRKEKGPKPLPEGNPAAFRTWYVPDGVDTGPSGHRNPDARGPRKPYGDKPRTGGGGRGPGGPGGGSRGPGGGGAYGERGPRREGGFGGERSGGGGYGERSGGGGGGGGGGGYGERRGPGGGQGQGQGQRSSRPYGHPGNAPSFPSDHANPGSFNPYGDKPRAPRPGGRPGGPGGPKPAGGKPGGNRPGGNRGPGGGGPRPAGAGPRPGGPRGGGRPGGGRGPRG, translated from the coding sequence ACGGCCTGGTGAAGGTCAACGGCGAGACCGCGCAGGTGGGCATGAGCGTGAAGAGCGGCGACCGCATCGAGATCGACGGACGCCAGTTCGTCGCCAGTGCGCTGACCGAAGCCTCGCGGGTGCTGATGTACAACAAGCCCGAAGGCGAAGTGACCACGCGCGAAGACCCCGAAGGCCGCCCGACGGTGTTCGAGGCCCTGCCCGCGCTGAAGGGCGCGCGCTGGATCGCCATCGGCCGCCTGGACATCAACACCACCGGCCTGCTGCTGCTCAGCACCGACGGTGAGCTGGCCAACGCGCTGATGCACCCGTCCTTCGAAGTCGAGCGCGAATACGTCTGCCGCGTGCGCGCGCCGGAAGGCCAGGACGTCGTGCCGGACAACATCGTCGACCGCCTCGCCCGCGGCGTGGCGCTGGAAGACGGCCCGGCCAAGTTCGACGAGATCGAACGCATCGGCGGCACCGATTCGCACGACTGGTTCCGCGTCGTGGTGAAGGAAGGCCGCAACCGCGAAGTGCGCCGCCTGTGGGAGTCGCAGGGCTGCCAGGTGAGCCGCCTCAAGCGAATCCGCTACGGCGAAGTCGCCCTGCCCCGCGAACTGCTGCGCGGCCAGTCGCGCGAACTCGCCTCCGAGGCGGTGGAATCGCTGCGCAACAAGCTCGGTCTGGAAGACGGCACGCCGTCGGCGCTGACGCTGCAGCCGGTGATCGGCCAGCGCAAGGCCGCCAAGTCGACGATCGACCTGACCGGCAAGGCCCGCTCGCACGGCTACGTCGGCGGCCACAACACGGCCGACGAAGGCCGCGAACTGCGCCGCTTCGACCACGTGCGCGAAGACCGCGGTCGCGGTCGCGGCGGCCCGCGCAAGCACGGCGGCCTGACCGTCAGCGGCGAAGCCGCGGCGAAGGCCGGCAACAAGCCGTTCAAGCAGCGCAAGGAAAAGGGTCCCAAGCCGTTGCCGGAAGGCAATCCGGCGGCGTTCCGCACCTGGTACGTGCCCGATGGCGTCGATACCGGCCCGAGCGGTCACCGCAATCCCGATGCACGCGGCCCCCGCAAGCCCTACGGCGACAAGCCGCGCACGGGCGGCGGCGGTCGTGGACCGGGCGGTCCGGGCGGCGGTAGCCGCGGTCCGGGCGGCGGCGGTGCCTACGGCGAACGCGGTCCGCGTCGCGAAGGCGGCTTCGGTGGCGAGCGCAGCGGCGGTGGCGGTTACGGCGAACGCAGCGGCGGTGGCGGTGGCGGTGGCGGTGGCGGCGGCTATGGTGAACGCCGTGGCCCGGGCGGCGGTCAGGGCCAGGGTCAGGGCCAGCGCAGCTCGCGTCCGTACGGCCATCCGGGCAACGCGCCGAGCTTCCCGTCCGATCACGCCAATCCCGGCAGCTTCAACCCGTACGGCGACAAGCCGCGCGCGCCGCGTCCGGGCGGTCGTCCCGGCGGTCCGGGCGGCCCGAAGCCGGCGGGCGGCAAGCCCGGCGGCAACCGTCCGGGCGGCAACCGCGGCCCCGGTGGCGGCGGTCCGCGTCCGGCCGGCGCTGGTCCGCGTCCGGGCGGTCCGCGCGGTGGCGGACGCCCCGGCGGCGGTCGCGGTCCGCGCGGCTGA
- a CDS encoding spore coat U domain-containing protein produces the protein MATTGHRHEAARVASIVLRASRLCAISIMVSALGIAPLDAATRTASFTVNASIINDCTIIAIPNLDFGTIGVQNIAYYGTSNLVVACTPGTAYSVSLDAGSVGGSTVAVRSLSGPGGTMTFNLYRDAGYTQIWGMTPGTDTAGGTGTGSNQSYTIYGRIYAMQTTKAPGTYTTTITATITY, from the coding sequence ATGGCGACCACCGGCCACCGGCACGAGGCGGCTCGCGTTGCGTCCATCGTGCTGCGCGCGTCTCGCCTTTGCGCCATATCGATCATGGTGTCGGCGTTGGGCATCGCACCGCTGGACGCCGCGACGCGCACCGCTTCGTTCACCGTCAATGCAAGCATCATCAACGACTGCACCATCATCGCCATCCCGAACCTCGATTTCGGCACGATCGGTGTGCAGAACATCGCGTACTACGGCACGAGCAACCTCGTCGTCGCCTGCACGCCCGGCACGGCCTACTCGGTGAGCCTGGACGCCGGATCGGTCGGCGGCTCCACCGTCGCGGTGCGCTCTCTGAGCGGTCCCGGCGGCACCATGACGTTCAACCTCTACCGCGATGCCGGATACACGCAAATCTGGGGCATGACGCCCGGCACCGATACCGCCGGCGGCACGGGCACCGGCAGCAACCAGAGCTACACGATCTACGGCCGCATCTACGCGATGCAGACCACCAAGGCGCCCGGCACCTACACCACCACCATCACCGCGACGATCACCTACTAA
- a CDS encoding molecular chaperone, producing the protein MKFTHLCNALLVTALSFAVGGAMAASIHVMPTSITLAPGKATAVMTITNEGDTPIKAQVRVFAWEQQGNQDRLTPTQKLVASPPMATLAPKQTQSIRVVRVDKSAITTEEAYRLVVDEIPDAKNAPTIGVSVQMRYSVPVFVLPKATMPPGQVTIAAHVTGNALTLNAQNKSDSHVQASEVVIEHAGGATTPVVGGLLGYVLAGRTMQWTVTIPANAAAKGRPVRMTAMFNGQPLKVDL; encoded by the coding sequence ATGAAGTTCACCCACCTGTGCAATGCGCTGCTAGTGACTGCTCTGTCGTTCGCCGTTGGCGGAGCAATGGCCGCGTCCATCCACGTCATGCCCACGAGCATCACGCTGGCCCCGGGCAAGGCGACGGCGGTGATGACCATCACCAACGAAGGCGACACGCCGATCAAGGCGCAGGTGCGCGTGTTCGCCTGGGAGCAGCAGGGCAACCAGGATCGCCTCACGCCGACGCAGAAGCTGGTGGCCAGTCCGCCCATGGCGACGCTCGCGCCCAAACAGACCCAGTCGATCCGCGTCGTGCGCGTGGACAAGTCGGCCATCACGACCGAGGAAGCCTATCGCCTGGTCGTGGACGAGATTCCCGATGCGAAGAACGCGCCGACCATCGGCGTGTCCGTGCAGATGCGCTATTCAGTGCCGGTGTTCGTGCTGCCCAAGGCGACGATGCCGCCGGGCCAGGTCACGATCGCCGCGCACGTCACCGGCAATGCGCTGACGCTCAATGCGCAAAACAAGAGCGACTCGCACGTGCAGGCATCCGAAGTGGTCATCGAACACGCCGGCGGGGCCACCACGCCCGTCGTGGGCGGGCTGCTGGGCTATGTGCTGGCGGGCAGGACGATGCAGTGGACCGTTACGATCCCCGCCAACGCCGCCGCCAAGGGGCGCCCCGTGCGCATGACCGCGATGTTCAACGGACAGCCGCTCAAGGTCGACCTGTAA